A segment of the Bacteroidales bacterium genome:
TTATTTTTGAAGAAATCATCAAGAGCTTGGGCAATTTCATCGGGATCCGTATTTACAACATAACCTACTTTTTTATCGGGAACTATTTCCGATAATCCGCCTACATCCGTAACCAACATAGATTTCTCAAAATGATATGCAATTTGTGTTACTCCGCTTTGTGTTGCACTTTTATAAGGCTGTGCCACAATATCGCAAGCACTGAAATAAATATTGACCTTGGAATCTGGAATAAATTCATCTCTCAAAATAATATCTTCTTCAAGATTATATTTTTTTATGAGCGATTTGTATTGTTCTTTATCTTCGTAAAATTCTCCCGCAATAATAAGTTTCACATTATCATTTGACTTTCTAAGTCTATAGAAAGCTTCGATCAACAAATCCAATCCTTTATAAGCTCTAATTATCCCGAAAAATAGAATATAACGGAAACTCGTATCTAATTCCAACATATTCAATGCTTCTTCTCTGTTCAACTTCAATCCGAAATTATCATACAAAGGATGCGGACATAATATTCTCGGTTTTTCTTTGTCAAATAATCCCAGATCATTTAAAACAGATTTAGACATTGCAACGAAGCCCTGAGTTGAATTTACAAAATAACGAACGAAAAGTTTATCGGCAATTCGTTTTTCATGAGGAATAACATTGTCTAAGATAGAAATTACTTTAGTTTTATTGTTTTTTCTTACAATCCTTTCTATAGTTCCGAAACAGGGCGCCATAAAAGGCAACCAAAACTTTGTAATCATTATATCGGCATTGAGTTTTTTTATTTCCCTGCCGATTTTTATCCAGTTAAAAGGATTAATAGAATTGATTTTCCTGTGTATATGAAGATCCGCCGGAGGATTTTCTAT
Coding sequences within it:
- a CDS encoding glycosyltransferase; translation: MSKRKIIIVGTAYPYRGGLAAFNERLAREYLHQDNDVQIFTFTLQYPKFLFPGKSQYSIENPPADLHIHRKINSINPFNWIKIGREIKKLNADIMITKFWLPFMAPCFGTIERIVRKNNKTKVISILDNVIPHEKRIADKLFVRYFVNSTQGFVAMSKSVLNDLGLFDKEKPRILCPHPLYDNFGLKLNREEALNMLELDTSFRYILFFGIIRAYKGLDLLIEAFYRLRKSNDNVKLIIAGEFYEDKEQYKSLIKKYNLEEDIILRDEFIPDSKVNIYFSACDIVAQPYKSATQSGVTQIAYHFEKSMLVTDVGGLSEIVPDKKVGYVVNTDPDEIAQALDDFFKNNRQQEFEKNILIEKEKYSWENMVNAIDSLL